In Desulfovibrio sp. 86, the following proteins share a genomic window:
- a CDS encoding succinate dehydrogenase/fumarate reductase iron-sulfur subunit: protein MSDAVFIVIERFDGKKRYPQEYTLTRADVHNKTVLNTLIFIKEHLDPTLNFTAACRMAICGACGVRLNGQPIIACDTSMEDQLALYNTNKVTIAPLANFTVISDLVVDWEPALENLRKVHPSLVARKEFSKEKGCTQSGEEMDQIVGMWDCILCGCCASSCNKLTVNRADYLEPFVFNTAARMSVDSRSKDPMVHAKPAYDSGLWKCVHCQECSNVCPKHVKPVEGISMMRNITVNRGLNKGKGPEHAEAFLTDMRDTGRLNEMKMALRTEGISAMTRVGLAVDLLRHGKVHPTELLGNDPIKGQADFVRILDLAKADAKGKE from the coding sequence ATGAGCGACGCAGTATTCATAGTTATCGAGCGTTTTGACGGCAAAAAGCGGTACCCGCAGGAGTATACGCTGACCCGCGCGGACGTGCACAATAAAACGGTGCTCAACACACTGATTTTTATCAAGGAACATCTGGACCCCACCCTCAACTTTACCGCAGCGTGCCGCATGGCCATTTGCGGCGCTTGCGGCGTCAGGCTCAACGGCCAACCCATCATCGCCTGCGACACGAGCATGGAAGACCAGTTGGCCCTGTACAACACCAACAAGGTGACCATTGCGCCGCTTGCCAATTTTACGGTCATTTCAGACCTGGTCGTGGATTGGGAGCCCGCGCTTGAAAATCTGCGCAAGGTTCACCCCTCGCTTGTGGCCCGCAAAGAGTTTTCCAAGGAAAAAGGCTGTACGCAAAGCGGCGAAGAAATGGATCAGATTGTGGGCATGTGGGACTGCATCCTTTGCGGATGCTGCGCCTCTTCCTGCAACAAGCTTACCGTGAACCGGGCGGACTATCTTGAGCCCTTTGTCTTCAACACCGCCGCCCGCATGTCGGTGGACTCGCGCAGCAAGGACCCCATGGTACACGCCAAACCGGCGTATGACTCCGGCCTGTGGAAATGCGTGCACTGCCAGGAATGCTCCAACGTCTGCCCCAAGCACGTCAAGCCGGTGGAAGGCATAAGCATGATGCGCAACATCACCGTGAACCGGGGCCTCAATAAGGGCAAGGGGCCGGAACATGCCGAGGCGTTCTTGACCGACATGCGCGACACGGGCCGCCTCAACGAAATGAAAATGGCCCTGCGAACGGAAGGCATAAGCGCCATGACCAGGGTTGGGCTCGCCGTCGATCTGCTGCGTCACGGCAAGGTTCACCCCACAGAGCTTTTGGGCAACGACCCCATCAAGGGGCAGGCCGACTTTGTCCGCATTCTTGATCTGGCAAAAGCTGATGCCAAGGGTAAGGAGTAA
- a CDS encoding V4R domain-containing protein, with the protein MSTRRYAFSWDYVGNVHDGRPNLGNSARIEVYRLFQYTLRDVIEVRYGTAESEEIMRESGKLAGRKFCERFIGRRERFDDFVAAAQKALLDFGIGIMRIESADYEALHFTLTVAEDLDCSGLPDKDHTVCHYDEGFLAGMLLIQTGEEFHVREIDCWCTGDRTCRFEVKRLLQTDTGKADTGKAVPDTV; encoded by the coding sequence ATGTCAACCCGGCGGTATGCGTTCAGTTGGGACTATGTCGGCAATGTTCATGACGGTCGGCCAAATCTCGGCAACAGCGCGCGCATCGAGGTATACCGGCTGTTTCAGTATACCCTGCGTGACGTCATTGAGGTGCGCTACGGTACGGCCGAATCCGAAGAAATCATGCGCGAGAGCGGAAAGCTGGCCGGGCGGAAATTCTGCGAAAGATTTATCGGCCGCCGTGAGCGGTTTGACGATTTTGTGGCGGCGGCGCAAAAAGCCCTGCTGGACTTTGGCATCGGCATCATGCGCATCGAAAGCGCCGACTACGAAGCCTTGCATTTTACCCTGACCGTGGCTGAAGATCTGGACTGTTCCGGCCTGCCGGACAAAGATCACACGGTCTGCCACTACGATGAGGGATTTCTGGCAGGCATGCTTCTGATTCAGACCGGCGAGGAGTTTCACGTGCGTGAAATCGATTGCTGGTGCACTGGCGACAGAACATGCCGCTTTGAGGTCAAACGGCTGCTCCAGACAGATACTGGCAAGGCAGATACTGGCAAGGCGGTTCCTGACACGGTCTGA
- the modA gene encoding molybdate ABC transporter substrate-binding protein, with translation MKMLLRSVRLVIWSMAFLALTSLASAAEINVVSSGGFAAAYKALAPEFEKATGNTLKSAWGPSMGDTHNAIPQRLERGEPIDVVIMVGNSLDKLVKEGKVDPSSTVLLARSKIALAVRAGAPAPDIATVDALKQTMLKAKSIAYSDSASGTYIAKVMIPKLGLADALKDKARMIPAEPVGKVVARGEAEIGFQQLSELKPVEGILIVGLIPDAVQEVTLFSAGVVKGAKNPEGAKALLKYLASPQSAKVIDDTGLEAANH, from the coding sequence ATGAAAATGCTACTCAGGTCTGTACGTCTGGTCATATGGAGCATGGCTTTTCTGGCCCTTACAAGCCTTGCCAGCGCTGCTGAAATCAACGTTGTCAGTTCCGGCGGCTTTGCCGCCGCCTACAAGGCCCTTGCCCCGGAATTTGAAAAAGCCACGGGCAATACCCTCAAATCCGCATGGGGGCCGTCCATGGGCGACACCCACAACGCCATTCCCCAGCGCCTGGAACGCGGGGAACCCATTGACGTGGTCATCATGGTGGGCAATTCACTCGACAAACTGGTGAAGGAAGGCAAGGTGGATCCGTCGAGCACTGTACTGCTGGCGCGCTCAAAGATCGCGCTGGCTGTGCGCGCCGGAGCGCCCGCCCCTGATATCGCAACGGTGGATGCCCTCAAGCAGACCATGCTCAAAGCCAAAAGCATTGCCTATTCTGACAGCGCCAGCGGCACGTATATCGCCAAGGTCATGATCCCCAAGCTGGGTCTTGCGGACGCCCTCAAGGACAAGGCCCGCATGATACCCGCTGAACCTGTTGGCAAGGTGGTGGCCCGAGGCGAAGCCGAGATCGGCTTTCAGCAGCTCAGCGAACTCAAGCCCGTTGAAGGCATCCTCATCGTGGGCCTGATCCCCGATGCCGTGCAGGAAGTGACGCTGTTTTCCGCCGGCGTGGTCAAGGGAGCCAAAAATCCGGAAGGGGCAAAGGCTCTGCTGAAATATCTCGCTTCACCGCAGTCCGCCAAAGTCATTGACGATACGGGTCTGGAAGCGGCCAACCACTAG
- the glpX gene encoding class II fructose-bisphosphatase, with amino-acid sequence MVEAPEKNLALDIVRITEAAALASARWLGRGDKEAGDGAAVDAMRISFATLHIDGLVIIGEGEKDNAPMLANGEKVGMGVGPCLDVAVDPVEGTSLLAYGRPNAISVVGVAPQGSMFNPGPSYYMQKLVVSREARDVVDLDAPVKVNLANVAKAMGKSVQDLVVFVLDKPRHEKLISEIRQAGARIQLHTDGDVAGSLMAVDPRSEVDIMMGTGGTPEGVLAACAIKGMGGQLLARLDPQSYVEKEAINEAGVDVREVLTVNDLVRSDDCFFAATGISGGDFLRGVRYSSKYAVTHSLVLRGKTGTLRYVESYHNMDRLSKFSAVRY; translated from the coding sequence ATGGTGGAAGCACCGGAAAAAAATCTGGCCCTGGATATTGTGCGTATTACCGAGGCGGCGGCCCTGGCGTCAGCCCGCTGGCTCGGGCGCGGCGACAAGGAGGCCGGAGACGGCGCTGCCGTTGACGCCATGCGCATCAGCTTTGCCACTCTTCATATCGACGGTCTGGTGATCATCGGCGAGGGCGAAAAAGACAACGCCCCCATGCTGGCCAATGGCGAAAAAGTGGGCATGGGCGTCGGCCCCTGCCTTGACGTGGCCGTGGACCCGGTGGAAGGCACAAGCCTTCTGGCCTATGGCCGCCCCAACGCCATCTCTGTGGTGGGCGTCGCCCCCCAGGGCAGCATGTTCAATCCCGGGCCGAGCTATTACATGCAAAAGCTCGTGGTGTCCCGCGAAGCCCGCGATGTGGTCGATCTGGACGCGCCCGTCAAGGTGAACCTGGCCAACGTGGCCAAGGCCATGGGCAAGAGCGTGCAGGACCTGGTGGTCTTTGTGCTGGACAAGCCCCGGCATGAGAAGCTCATCAGTGAAATCCGCCAGGCTGGCGCTCGCATTCAGCTCCACACCGACGGCGACGTGGCTGGCAGCCTTATGGCTGTGGACCCGCGCTCTGAAGTGGACATCATGATGGGCACGGGCGGCACCCCTGAAGGCGTGCTGGCCGCTTGCGCCATCAAGGGCATGGGCGGGCAGCTGCTGGCCCGGCTCGATCCGCAGTCCTATGTGGAAAAAGAAGCCATCAACGAGGCCGGTGTTGACGTGCGCGAAGTGCTCACCGTCAATGACCTTGTGCGCAGCGATGACTGCTTTTTTGCGGCCACCGGCATCTCCGGCGGTGATTTCTTGCGCGGCGTGCGCTACAGTTCCAAATACGCCGTGACGCATTCCCTTGTTTTACGTGGTAAAACGGGAACGTTGCGGTATGTGGAGTCGTATCATAATATGGATAGGCTCTCGAAATTCAGCGCGGTTCGGTATTGA
- a CDS encoding FAD-binding protein has protein sequence MSDKRLFMDRRTFIKASVVTAGALTFSLGLGGLGSTLWAANNKPLLDFDIIVIGSGGAGLRAAVSAMEANPKARICVVAKTMPTRCATAMAEGGINGVIDFSKGDSFDLHAFDTVKGGDYLVDQDAVLDFCEEAGRTIHALDYLGMPFSRDEAGLPKARYAGGASKVRCVYSADKTGHIVIQTLFAEALTRGVKFLMDYQLLDIGKSNGALEGVVLRNIRTGEIMPVRAKAVILASGGYSRVYWNRSSTPYVATGDGPAAALRVGVPMKDPEMTQFHPTGVVHGGVLITEAARGEGGYLVNRLGERFMSRYAKDRMELAPRDIVSRSIESEILAGRAFGEGMEAYVYLDLRHLGEAKIDKDLPMIRHIGKLFEGIDLVKEPMIIRPTAHYCMGGIDVLNYHEMNTSLPGLYAAGEASNVSIHGANRLGGNSLAEASATGNWAGQGAAAYARGDSPAAEGTNLLELCKKWTDHYATVTARTAKTDVFAIRERLGEVMWDNMGIFRTEDNMRQAADDLDSLSRAYEDASVPCTNPNYNTLYTQYVELGNLLACAKAATFAARARQESRGAHYRTDFPKRDDEHFLKHSLVTLADGGMKLDWRDVSITKFKPQERKY, from the coding sequence ATGTCAGACAAAAGACTGTTCATGGATCGACGCACCTTTATCAAGGCCTCAGTGGTCACCGCAGGCGCCCTGACCTTTTCCCTGGGTCTGGGCGGCTTGGGTTCCACCCTGTGGGCCGCCAACAATAAACCCCTGCTGGATTTCGACATCATCGTCATCGGCTCCGGCGGCGCTGGCCTGCGCGCGGCTGTTTCCGCCATGGAGGCCAATCCCAAGGCCAGAATCTGTGTGGTAGCCAAAACCATGCCCACCCGCTGCGCCACGGCCATGGCCGAGGGCGGCATCAACGGCGTCATTGATTTCAGCAAGGGCGATTCCTTTGACCTGCACGCCTTTGATACGGTCAAAGGCGGCGACTACCTTGTGGATCAGGACGCTGTGCTGGATTTCTGCGAAGAAGCGGGACGCACCATCCACGCCCTTGATTACCTTGGCATGCCTTTTTCGCGTGACGAGGCTGGCCTGCCCAAGGCGCGTTACGCCGGTGGCGCGTCCAAAGTCCGGTGTGTCTATTCGGCCGACAAAACCGGCCACATCGTCATCCAGACCCTGTTTGCCGAGGCCCTTACGCGCGGGGTCAAGTTTCTCATGGATTACCAGTTGCTCGACATCGGCAAAAGCAATGGCGCGCTGGAGGGCGTTGTGCTGCGCAACATCCGCACCGGCGAGATCATGCCCGTGCGGGCCAAGGCTGTGATTTTGGCCAGCGGCGGCTACAGCCGGGTGTACTGGAACCGCTCTTCCACGCCCTACGTGGCCACAGGCGACGGGCCTGCGGCGGCCCTGCGCGTCGGAGTTCCCATGAAGGACCCTGAGATGACGCAGTTTCACCCCACAGGCGTTGTCCACGGCGGCGTGCTCATCACTGAAGCAGCCCGTGGCGAGGGCGGCTACCTTGTCAACCGCCTGGGCGAACGCTTCATGTCCCGCTATGCCAAGGATCGCATGGAGCTGGCCCCCCGCGACATCGTATCCCGCTCCATAGAATCGGAAATTCTCGCTGGCCGGGCCTTTGGCGAAGGCATGGAGGCATACGTCTACCTTGATCTGCGCCACCTGGGTGAAGCCAAAATCGACAAGGATCTGCCGATGATCCGCCACATCGGCAAGCTTTTTGAGGGGATCGATCTCGTCAAGGAACCCATGATTATCAGGCCCACGGCCCACTACTGCATGGGCGGCATTGACGTGCTCAACTATCACGAGATGAACACCAGCCTGCCGGGCCTGTACGCCGCTGGCGAGGCATCCAACGTTTCCATCCACGGCGCCAACCGCCTTGGCGGCAATTCTCTGGCTGAGGCTTCCGCCACCGGCAACTGGGCCGGGCAGGGGGCCGCTGCCTATGCCAGGGGGGACTCGCCCGCTGCCGAGGGCACAAACCTGCTCGAACTCTGCAAGAAGTGGACAGACCACTATGCCACTGTCACGGCCCGCACCGCCAAAACTGACGTCTTTGCCATCCGTGAGCGCCTTGGCGAGGTCATGTGGGACAACATGGGCATCTTCCGCACTGAAGACAATATGCGGCAGGCCGCCGACGATCTGGACTCCCTGTCCAGGGCGTACGAGGACGCCAGCGTCCCTTGCACCAATCCGAACTACAACACGCTTTATACGCAGTACGTGGAGCTGGGCAACCTGCTCGCCTGCGCCAAGGCGGCCACCTTTGCCGCGAGGGCCAGACAGGAATCACGCGGCGCGCACTACCGCACGGACTTTCCCAAACGCGATGACGAGCATTTTCTCAAGCACTCGCTCGTTACCCTGGCTGACGGCGGCATGAAGCTGGACTGGCGCGATGTGAGCATCACCAAATTCAAGCCTCAGGAGCGTAAGTACTGA
- a CDS encoding CoB--CoM heterodisulfide reductase iron-sulfur subunit B family protein, with amino-acid sequence MLKRYAFFPGCVLNAAASEARTALEASAKLLDVELVEIPGWSCCGASHVQDIAPNEALAANARNLALGEQLGAPVITACSTCSLMLRTAKSQLDQGKKDQANQWLSAASLEYKGTAEVTTLLWELAKDLPALKAKVAKPLTGLNVACFYGCHSVRPEPIMNFESSRTPHSLEDIVTTLGATPVPYPRRLDCCGFHAVYPAEHDAMVMVSSLVTDAARSKAHCVVSPCPLCQMQLDMYQGNAADVTGSKATVPALHLPQLLALALGAPHDSIGLDRLIVAPDGLKKALSL; translated from the coding sequence ATGCTGAAGCGTTATGCTTTTTTTCCCGGCTGCGTGCTGAATGCCGCCGCCAGTGAAGCGCGCACAGCCCTTGAGGCCAGCGCAAAACTGCTGGATGTGGAACTGGTGGAAATACCGGGCTGGAGCTGTTGCGGCGCATCACATGTGCAGGACATCGCCCCCAACGAGGCGCTGGCGGCCAATGCCCGCAATCTGGCGCTGGGCGAGCAGCTTGGCGCACCGGTAATTACCGCGTGCAGCACCTGCTCCCTCATGCTGCGCACTGCCAAATCCCAACTGGATCAAGGCAAAAAAGATCAGGCAAACCAGTGGCTTTCGGCTGCCAGCCTTGAATACAAAGGCACGGCCGAAGTCACTACGCTTCTGTGGGAACTGGCCAAAGACCTGCCCGCCCTCAAGGCAAAAGTTGCAAAGCCGCTCACGGGGCTTAACGTGGCCTGTTTTTACGGCTGCCACAGCGTGCGGCCCGAACCCATCATGAACTTTGAAAGCTCGCGCACACCGCACAGCCTGGAAGATATCGTCACCACCCTGGGCGCTACGCCGGTTCCCTACCCCCGTCGTCTCGACTGCTGCGGTTTCCACGCGGTGTATCCCGCAGAACACGACGCCATGGTAATGGTTTCGTCACTGGTGACGGATGCCGCCAGATCCAAGGCCCACTGCGTTGTGTCGCCCTGCCCCCTGTGCCAGATGCAACTGGACATGTATCAGGGCAATGCCGCTGACGTGACAGGCAGTAAGGCGACGGTGCCAGCCCTGCATCTGCCCCAGTTGCTGGCCCTTGCGCTGGGAGCCCCGCACGATTCCATCGGGCTGGACAGGCTCATTGTGGCCCCTGACGGGCTGAAAAAAGCTCTTTCGCTGTAG
- a CDS encoding serine/threonine protein phosphatase, whose protein sequence is MNFFARAATMAARALLVGTVILCLTLASGLPGGIFSGQALAATSHAKKPAPTPSTVYEKQPPVTDKELLNFLEVLPQFRSWAKTNNEEAHPTLNNGKADFMYSPQAAAWVQQHGWDPVRFFCVMGRMAAALAIVEEGNDMTGVRSKDMPEVTESELALARRHLGTMLKVSTDVPPISR, encoded by the coding sequence ATGAATTTTTTTGCACGTGCGGCCACCATGGCTGCACGTGCGCTCCTGGTCGGAACGGTCATCCTCTGCCTGACCCTGGCGTCCGGTTTGCCGGGCGGAATTTTTTCCGGCCAGGCCCTGGCTGCTACCAGCCATGCGAAAAAACCGGCTCCAACCCCTTCCACTGTCTATGAAAAGCAGCCGCCGGTTACGGACAAGGAGTTGCTGAACTTTCTTGAAGTGCTGCCGCAATTCCGCTCCTGGGCCAAGACCAATAATGAAGAAGCCCACCCCACGCTGAACAACGGCAAGGCGGACTTCATGTACTCGCCGCAGGCAGCCGCCTGGGTGCAGCAGCATGGATGGGACCCGGTGCGCTTTTTCTGCGTCATGGGCCGCATGGCCGCCGCTCTGGCCATTGTTGAAGAAGGCAATGACATGACCGGCGTCCGTTCCAAAGACATGCCGGAAGTGACGGAAAGCGAGCTGGCTCTGGCCAGACGCCACCTTGGCACCATGCTGAAGGTCAGCACCGATGTGCCGCCCATAAGCCGGTAG
- a CDS encoding sigma 54-interacting transcriptional regulator, whose translation MNASPVIGLVFSSQRNVDNVRKVLEGKPCRLVEAVFDLEDAVEPVRQIIEEQGVEVILSRRGTAYILRQLSVPVVALADTTASQLRALKKASTMGQRIGITQIRTGECNVALCEELLGFQPEIILYSDKRSLEEGVLHAQQRGIEIVVGGDITRRAAQKCGLPFVDLHDQPEIPASFFDSIVNIVQTQRKALKEKERYRSILDGISEGILAVDERGAIEEINPQACSMLQVNALKVIGTPVNSVFPALPLADAHERHEPLHNVTAVCKQREQFIVNTIPIRVGKKAAGAVFSIQPAARILQAEESVRQAYNRGFRARYTLEDFLHMSRAVAVLLEQARLYAPSEAGVCITGESGTGKEILAQGIHNASPRKHGPFVPLNCAAMPESLLESELFGYAEGTFTGGRRGGKIGIFELAQGGTLFLDEVGTISPSFQTRLLRVLQEKEIMRLGSNVVVPADVRIIAAASSDLWQDVAEGRLREDLYYRLHVLPLHIPPLRERKEDIPLLVEAFLHEFHAQYEAEQRPRLHLPEAFGRALQTLPWPGNVRQLRAVAERLTVISPHGYDAGVCGRLLEELRHPGLPQNPAASVRQKTPLTLERVREALQSCGNSKVRAAALLGISRSTLWRLCKELD comes from the coding sequence ATGAACGCTTCCCCTGTCATTGGTCTGGTTTTTTCGTCGCAACGCAATGTGGACAATGTGCGCAAGGTGCTGGAGGGCAAGCCCTGCCGTCTTGTGGAGGCGGTCTTCGACCTTGAGGACGCCGTTGAGCCGGTACGGCAGATTATTGAGGAGCAGGGGGTTGAGGTTATCCTGTCCCGCAGGGGAACGGCCTATATTCTGCGGCAGCTTTCCGTGCCGGTCGTGGCCCTGGCGGATACGACGGCCAGCCAGTTGCGGGCGCTCAAAAAGGCCTCAACCATGGGGCAGCGCATAGGCATCACCCAGATACGCACCGGGGAATGCAATGTCGCCCTGTGCGAGGAATTGCTGGGATTTCAGCCGGAGATCATCCTGTACAGCGACAAGCGCAGTCTCGAAGAGGGGGTGCTGCATGCCCAGCAGCGGGGGATTGAGATCGTCGTTGGCGGCGACATTACTCGCCGGGCGGCCCAAAAATGCGGCCTGCCCTTTGTGGACCTGCACGATCAGCCCGAAATCCCGGCCAGTTTTTTTGACAGCATCGTTAATATCGTGCAGACGCAGCGCAAGGCCCTTAAGGAAAAAGAGCGCTATCGCAGCATCCTTGATGGAATTTCTGAAGGCATTCTGGCTGTGGACGAGCGCGGCGCCATTGAAGAAATCAATCCCCAGGCATGCAGCATGCTGCAGGTCAACGCACTCAAGGTCATCGGCACGCCCGTGAACAGCGTCTTCCCCGCCTTGCCCCTTGCCGACGCCCACGAGCGGCACGAACCCCTGCACAATGTGACGGCAGTCTGCAAGCAGCGCGAGCAGTTCATCGTCAACACCATCCCCATCCGCGTGGGCAAAAAAGCTGCCGGTGCGGTTTTCAGCATACAGCCCGCCGCGCGCATCCTCCAGGCGGAGGAAAGCGTCCGGCAGGCCTACAACCGGGGATTTCGGGCGCGGTATACGCTTGAGGACTTTTTGCACATGAGCCGTGCCGTGGCCGTGCTTTTGGAGCAGGCCCGCTTGTACGCCCCCTCGGAAGCAGGCGTGTGCATTACCGGCGAAAGCGGCACCGGCAAGGAAATCCTGGCACAGGGCATACATAATGCCTCCCCCCGAAAGCACGGCCCCTTTGTGCCCCTGAACTGCGCGGCCATGCCCGAATCCCTGCTGGAAAGCGAACTTTTTGGCTATGCGGAAGGCACATTTACCGGCGGGCGCAGAGGCGGAAAAATCGGCATTTTTGAGCTGGCGCAGGGCGGCACGCTGTTTCTCGATGAAGTGGGAACCATTTCTCCTTCGTTTCAGACACGGCTGCTGCGCGTGCTGCAGGAAAAGGAAATCATGCGCCTTGGCAGCAATGTGGTGGTTCCGGCGGATGTTCGCATCATTGCCGCCGCCAGCAGCGATCTTTGGCAGGACGTCGCTGAAGGAAGGCTGCGCGAGGATCTGTACTATCGCCTGCATGTGCTGCCTTTGCATATCCCCCCGCTACGGGAACGAAAGGAAGATATTCCCCTGCTTGTGGAGGCTTTTCTGCATGAGTTCCACGCCCAGTATGAAGCGGAGCAAAGGCCGCGTCTGCATCTGCCCGAGGCGTTTGGCCGGGCCTTGCAGACCCTGCCCTGGCCAGGCAATGTGCGCCAGCTGCGCGCTGTGGCCGAGAGGCTGACGGTTATTTCCCCACATGGCTATGATGCCGGCGTTTGCGGACGCCTGCTTGAAGAGCTTCGCCATCCCGGCCTGCCGCAGAATCCAGCGGCATCTGTCAGACAAAAGACGCCCCTCACCCTTGAGCGTGTGCGCGAGGCTCTGCAAAGCTGCGGCAATTCAAAGGTGCGCGCGGCTGCTCTGCTGGGCATCAGCCGTAGCACCTTGTGGCGTCTGTGCAAGGAGTTGGACTGA
- a CDS encoding sulfite exporter TauE/SafE family protein: protein MDLLSLDPTQFITLTPISVAFLLAVGFVGGLVSGFIGSGGAFILTPGMMGLGVPGAVAVASNMCHKFPKAMVGAIKRYRFGQVDIKLGMVIAATAGIGVQIGIRIQRFILENWGQAGSDLYVSVSFVVVLVVVGSYILKDALRSSHSGKDDDESTPPLARKLQAINLPPMISFPKSGLRISLWFTLPVGIATGMLAATIAVGGFVGVPGLIYVIGVPGLIASGTELVTAFVMGLCGSVNWAMHGMIDIRLVFIILAGSLLGVQLGAIGTTYVKPIMIKYVMAAIMLIVAASRIVALPGYLSALGLIHMGPGLLYVLKVVSFITMCAGLLVGAGMILGGMWRGQQRNRREAALGDAA, encoded by the coding sequence ATGGATCTGCTTAGTCTTGACCCAACGCAGTTCATTACGCTCACGCCCATTTCCGTGGCCTTTCTGCTGGCCGTGGGCTTTGTGGGCGGGCTTGTGAGCGGATTTATCGGCTCCGGTGGGGCCTTTATTCTCACGCCGGGCATGATGGGGCTGGGCGTGCCCGGCGCAGTGGCTGTGGCCAGCAACATGTGCCACAAATTTCCCAAGGCCATGGTTGGAGCCATCAAGCGCTACCGCTTCGGCCAGGTGGACATCAAGCTGGGCATGGTGATCGCCGCCACTGCGGGCATAGGCGTGCAGATCGGCATCCGCATCCAGCGTTTTATTCTGGAAAATTGGGGGCAGGCCGGGTCTGACCTGTACGTCAGCGTTTCCTTTGTGGTGGTGCTGGTTGTGGTGGGCAGCTATATTCTTAAAGACGCCCTGCGCTCCAGCCATTCCGGCAAGGACGATGACGAAAGCACGCCGCCGCTGGCCAGAAAGCTGCAGGCCATCAACCTGCCGCCCATGATTTCCTTTCCCAAATCCGGCTTGCGCATTTCGCTGTGGTTCACCCTGCCCGTGGGCATAGCCACGGGCATGCTGGCCGCCACCATCGCCGTGGGCGGATTTGTGGGCGTGCCGGGGCTTATCTATGTCATCGGCGTGCCAGGGCTCATCGCCTCCGGCACGGAACTGGTCACGGCCTTTGTCATGGGCCTGTGCGGCTCGGTCAACTGGGCCATGCACGGCATGATAGACATCCGCCTTGTCTTCATCATTCTGGCTGGCTCCCTGCTGGGCGTGCAGCTTGGGGCCATCGGCACCACCTACGTCAAGCCCATCATGATCAAATACGTCATGGCCGCCATCATGCTCATTGTGGCGGCAAGCCGCATTGTGGCTCTGCCGGGGTATCTCAGCGCGCTGGGGCTCATCCATATGGGGCCTGGGCTTCTCTACGTGCTCAAGGTCGTCAGTTTTATCACCATGTGCGCCGGTCTGCTCGTTGGCGCGGGCATGATCCTCGGCGGCATGTGGCGCGGGCAACAGCGCAATCGCAGGGAGGCTGCGCTGGGCGACGCCGCCTGA